A region of the Acinetobacter defluvii genome:
GAGGTACGTCATAGCGGTTGCCGCGCTTATTTTCAAACTTAGGTGCATGTTGAATCGCAAGCGGGTCAACCACTGGAGCAGGATATAATGGCGTTGCAGGTCTAACAGTTGCGCCTTCAGGATATTTAAGCTGCTCTACATCAGTTGTATTTTTATAATCCAAAGAACCATTTTTGATCCCAAGTGAACTACAACCCGCTAAGCTCAAAGCTGAAAGGGCAAGGGTTAAACCAAAACGTAATCGCATAATACTAAGCTCTTATTAAATGACACCCGCTGCTTTGAGTTCTTCACGCAGAGGAGTGCGGTATTGTTCTGCAAGCGGAGTTAATGGTAGGCGGATACCTGTACCAATTAATCCCATTTCATGTAATGCCCATTTCACTGGAATTGGGTTCGATTCACAAAATAGAATATTGTTTAATTTTGCAACTTGTGCATCTTTTGCTTTTGCGTCATCCATTTGACCCGCAATTGCAGCAGCACACAGTTCGCTCATGATTTTCGGTGCAACATTGGCAGTAACAGAGATATTTCCTTTTGCACCCACTGCAATAAGGTCACATGCTGTTGCGTCATCTCCTGAATACACCACCATGTCTTTGCCTTTTAGACCATCAATCAGCGCTTTACCACGAGGTACATCACCCGTTGCGTCTTTAATCGCAACAATATGAGGAATATCCGCCAAACGAATCACCGTTTCATTTTGCATATCTACACCTGTACGACCTGGTACATTATACAAAATAATAGGTAAATCAACAGCTTCAGCTACAGCCTTATAATGTTGATATAAGCCTTCTTGGGTGGGTTTATTATAATAAGGGGTCACTAACAGTGCTGCGTCTGCACCGAGTTGTTTTGCTTCTTTGGTGAGCTCAATCGCTTCGTGTGTTGAGTTTGCACCAGTACCGGCAATAATGGGGATACGTTTATTGGCAACACGGATAATTTCTTTAATTACTTCTGTGTGTTCTGCCATGCTAAGAGTAGAGGCTTCGCCAGTTGTACCGACTGCCACAATACTATTAGTGCCTTGTTCTATGTGCCACTCAACGAGCTTCTCGAGACCCTTCCAATCTACGCTGCCATCTTCTAACATTGGGGTGACGATTGCGACAATTGAGCCTTGAATCTGTGCTTGCTGAGTCATTTTGAAAAAATATCCTATGTGTCCACCCGCATATACTGATTTAAAAATAAGATCGGGATGGTTGCAGTATTTTGATTTGAGCAAAATACAATCATGCTTTGCGATTGAGTAATGCTTATGCAAATTATGACTGATTCAGCGATTGAGAACAATATGCTTTAGTCAAAGCAATGAAAAACTTTATAAAAAGCAACAAATACAACACATGTGAGTTTGTCGTTGGTGCATGTCTAAAATACTCTCACTTTTTATCATTTATACATATTATAAAAACTAAAATTCAATTTTAAAAAATCATTTGATCCCTAATTATTGTGATAGAGGTTGTATTTTAAGATGAAATACTGATTGTATAAGATGATTTTTGACTTAAATAACAGCGAAAAAAGATCATCACTGTGTCTAACTTAGACTGTGATTGATCGTTTTTAGTTATAGGCTCTGTATAGGATGTTATTACCCTATGAGAATTTGTTAAAAATAATGCAGTGATTCTTGAGCTAAATGGTTGGGTTTTTAATCAAATTATTGTTTTTATGACTATATTGATTTTTAAATAAAATGGACTATTTTGAGTTTTCCGTTTATTTCCATTACTTGTTCTAACACTTATTGCTAGTTATTCCATTTTTGCTTGTACGGGATGATGCGATCTTCATGATCCAGCAGCATCTATACAAGGATTTTCAAAGATGGATATATCGGTTAGGCAACAGGATAAAAAACATTCTACAGTTACGGTATTGATTTGTTTTTTGATCGCAGTTATCGAGGGTTTGGATATTCAGGCGGCAGGGATTGCGGCTGCGGGTATCCGTGAGTATTTTGGCTTAGATAGTAGTCAATTAGGTATTTTCTTTAGTGCAGGGATTTTGGGTCTATTGCCTGGCGCTTTGCTGGGTGGTCGTTTTGCTGATCGGATTGGTCGTAAAAAAGTTCTGATCTGGTCAACTGCTGTATTTGCGATTTTTACTTTATGCACGGTATGGGTAAATAGTTTTCAAAGTTTATTGGTCGTACGCTTTTTAGCAGGTGCAGGCTTAGGCGCTGCAATGCCAATTTTGATCACTTTAGCATCAGAAGCGGTTTCACCAGCAAATCGTGGTCGAGCAGTAGGATTAATGTATTGTGGTATGCCAGTGGGTGCTGCGATTTTGTCTTTGGTGGCAAGTACCAGTTTTGGTGCTGAATGGAAAAATATTTTCTATTTAGGTGGTTTGCTACCGATCATCGTCATTCCAATCATGATTCTATTTTTGCCAGAGTCTAAAGAATATTTAAAAGCACAAGAAAAAGTGGGTACAGGTGCTGCAGAACCACAAGCGACATTTAAAGATTTATTTAATACACAAAATCTAGCACGTACAATACTGATTTGGGTAAGTTACTTCTTTACCTTGATGGTGGTGTACATCATGCTAAGTTGGTTGCCTTCACTCTTTACAGAGCTTGGTTTTACTCGTAAAGAGGGTGCAACGGCACAGTTTTATTTTATGGTGAGTGCAACGATTGGTACGGTTATTTTAGGGATGCTGACGGATCGTTGGAAAAAAGCTTACGTTATTATTTTAATGTATGGAGGCATTTTAGCAGGTTTATTTGCGCTGAATATGGCAAGTTCACTTACGCAAATGTACTTGGCTTCTGCATTGGTGGGTGCTTTCGTGATTGGTTGTCAAGGCGTGTTATATGCGTTTGGCAGTATCGTCTACCCAACTGAAGTACGTGGTACGGGTGTGGGTATGGCTTCGGCAGTCGGACGGATTGGTGCGATGTTAGGACCCACGATAGCAGGTCAGTTACTCGCAGCAGGTTTTGGTGCAGCAGGGGTAATTTCAGCAGCGATTCCATGTATTGTGATTTCAGCAATCTTTATGTTGATTTTGATTCGTCGTTTGAAAGCTTAATTAAACAAGATGCTTTGATCTGAATAAAACTCGCAGTGATGCGGGTTTTTTTATGGCTTAAATGGTCTGAAAATTTGGGTGGATTACAATTCACGTTCATTTTTACGATATGTTAAAGTGCATGAAACAGGATTTTTAAGATAAATACGATGCAAAAAAATTCAGTACTGATTGTGGTTGATGTACAAAATGGATTCACTACAGGTGGAAACCTTGCTGTTGCCAATGCTGAACAAATTATTCCTTTGATTAATCAACTGATTTTAAAGTTTAAGAATGTGGTTTTGACACAGGATTGGCATCCTCATAATCATATTTCTTTTGCTGAAAATCATGTCAATAAAAAAGCCTATGATACTATCCAAGTGAATTATGGCACACAAGTTTTATGGCCAAGTCATTGTGTACAAGGCACACAGGATGCAGATTTTCATCCTGATTTAGAGATTACGACTGCCCAATTGATTATCCGCAAAGGTGTTGATTCTCAGATTGATAGTTATTCTGCTTTTATGGAAGCAGATCGTAAAACGACCACAGGTTTGGCAGGTTATTTAAAAGAGCGAGGTATTGACACGGTTTATATCGTGGGTATTGCAACGGATTTTTGTGTGGCATGGTCGGCAATAGATGCTGCAAAATTAGGTTTTGAAACTTATGTGATTTCGGATGCAACCAAAGCGATTGACTTGCATGGTTCATTGCAACATGCATGGCAAGAGATGTTAGCAAATGGGGTAAGGCGGACAGTATCTCCACATATTTTACAGAGTGGGCAAGATTAAAACTAAAAAATGCTTAATTCTATTTTTAATATAGTGAAATGATGCAGTGTTGCTGACAGCGTTCAGTATTTTGACTGAACCTGTTGGCTTAGCAGCTTAAAAGACCATGAATTAGGGATGATTTTTGATGACAGCCTTTTTGCGCTTCACCCAATTTATTCAAAAAACTTTTGCTTTATGGGTGGTGCTTTTTGCAGGTATTGCAATGTTGCTCCCTGACGCTTTTGTTTGGCTAAAAGCCTATATTACATGGATGCTAGGTATTATCATGTTTGGTATGGGCATGACCATGACTGTGAATGACTTTAAAGGAGTATTACAAAGTCCCAAAGCAGTCGGTATTGGGGTGTTGGCTCAGTTTATCGTGATGCCAAGTTTGGCTTATATTTTGTGTAAGTTGTTTCAATTACCTGCTGAGATTGCGGTAGGCGTGATTTTGGTAGGATGCTGTCCAGGGGGAACAGCTTCGAATGTGATTACCTACATGGCAAAAGGCAATACGGCTTTGTCTGTGGCATGTACTTCAGTATCGACTTTACTTGCGCCGATATTAACACCTGCGATTTTTTATTTATTGGCAAGCCAATGGTTAAAAATCGATGCTGCATCCATGTTTATATCTATTTTACAAGTGGTGTTAGTTCCGATCATTTTAGGACTAATGACACGTTCAGTATTAAAACAAAAAGTAGAGCAATATATTCAAGTGATGCCTTTGATTTCTGTCGTAGCAATTGTAGCAATCGTGGCAGCAATTATTGCGGGCAGTAAAGCAGCCATTTTACAGTCTGGCGCTTTAATTCTGGCTGTGGTGATTTTACATAATGCTTTGGGGTATTTGTTCGGCTTTTGGGCAAGTCGCTTGTTTCAACTGCCTTATGCAGATAGCAAAGCCGTGGCAATCGAGGTAGGAATGCAAAACTCTGGCTTAGGTGTTGCACTGGCGGCGTTACATTTCGCAGCATCTCCTGTCACTGCTGTGCCCAGTGCGATTTTTAGTTTATGGCATAATATTTCCGGTCCTGCTTTAGCGACTTATTGGGCGAGTAGAAATGCGAAAGATATACTGAATGAAAAGTGACCCCCTAGTCGCATGATGTAATTTATTGATAGAGCGCATTTTGCGCTCTTTTTATCAGCAGCATAAAAGTTTCTATGGTGAGGTTCATTGATTGAGAAATTCATTTTCCGTCATGACAACAAAACCATGCTGTTGTAACAACGCAGTAGTGACGCCCACCCCTTGAATTTTTTCTCCTGTAAATGAACCATTATAAATAAAATCTGAACCACAAGAGGGGCTATTGGACTTTAAAATAACATGGCTGACTTGGTGGTGTTGCGCCAATGCTAAAGTTGCTTTCGCACCCTGTATAAATTCATCACTGACATCTTGTCCGTGTGATGTGATGACCTGTGCTTTTCCTGCCAAGACATCAAAACCGTTGCCACCTCGAATTTCTGCCGCTAAGCGTGGTGTGGATAAACCACCTGAAATCTCAGGACAAATACAAATAGCTCGCTGCTGTTCGATCAGTTGTTTTAAGGCGAGATGTAAACAGTTTTTTGCATCGTAACGGACATTTTCACCAACTAGACAAGCACTGATTAAATATTTCATAGCGTATTTATTCTATTTCAATTAAAAGTAAAGGTTGATGATCAAGCTGTGATCATATTAATTTTATTGAGAAACTGTTAATTCTATTTTAATGAAAAAATTTAAAATAAATAACTGTTTTAAGTCTAAAAATACTGTTTAGAAATAATAAATTTTTTCTTATCATAAATTAAACAGTAGATATTAATACTTTTTTAATTATGAATTGTAAGGTATTTAAAATTTTTAAATTTGGTTATTAAATAATCTCTAAGAGTGATGAGTAAATCAATGTTTTTTATGATTTTTATCACATTTTTTATAATAAATGAATATTGGTTTTATAAAGTCTGATAAATATTTAAAGTTTGGGTTTTGTTTTAATCAATCTATGATTTAATCGGTGGGATTTTACTGGATTGATTTTTAAATTGATAATCATGATGTTGATTTCAATGTAAGTACTCTGAGCTAAACTGTTTACAATATTAAACTTTAATCAGGAAATGGTTTTTTATTTTTAGATGAATATGCAATATACATCGGAAAATTTTGATTAAGTATTACAGAGAATTCAATATTATTTCTAGGTACAGTTTACACATGTGTAAAGCGAAATATTTCACATTTTCTCTTAAAAAATTGAGTACTTGTATTGGGCTAAGTCTAAGTTTAAACAGTATCGTTTATGCAGAAACTCAGTCTGGTTATTTTCAAGATATTCAACACAATATAGGCAATTTAATTCGTCCTAAAACCGATGAGTCTTTTAGTACGGTGCAATTCAGTCAGTTGTCTAATTTTCAAGTTCAGCCTGATCCGCTTTATCAGCAATTGCCTGTAGTGGGTGCACGTCCTGATGCTAATACTCCTGCGGTGTTGAACAACGCTTATTCTTCAGCAGAAGTCCAAAGCCGTTTGAGCTTACAAGAAGCGATACAGATTGCGGTAAAACGTAATCCTGTCATTTCTCAAGCATTGGCAAATCTAGCGGCACAAAATGCCAATATTGATGTAGCGAAGGCGCAATATTATCCACAGTTAAAAGCAGGGTTAAGTACGGGTGATTTTACTTCAAGTGATCGCGGGCGTCAG
Encoded here:
- the dapA gene encoding 4-hydroxy-tetrahydrodipicolinate synthase, whose translation is MTQQAQIQGSIVAIVTPMLEDGSVDWKGLEKLVEWHIEQGTNSIVAVGTTGEASTLSMAEHTEVIKEIIRVANKRIPIIAGTGANSTHEAIELTKEAKQLGADAALLVTPYYNKPTQEGLYQHYKAVAEAVDLPIILYNVPGRTGVDMQNETVIRLADIPHIVAIKDATGDVPRGKALIDGLKGKDMVVYSGDDATACDLIAVGAKGNISVTANVAPKIMSELCAAAIAGQMDDAKAKDAQVAKLNNILFCESNPIPVKWALHEMGLIGTGIRLPLTPLAEQYRTPLREELKAAGVI
- a CDS encoding bile acid:sodium symporter family protein, whose amino-acid sequence is MTAFLRFTQFIQKTFALWVVLFAGIAMLLPDAFVWLKAYITWMLGIIMFGMGMTMTVNDFKGVLQSPKAVGIGVLAQFIVMPSLAYILCKLFQLPAEIAVGVILVGCCPGGTASNVITYMAKGNTALSVACTSVSTLLAPILTPAIFYLLASQWLKIDAASMFISILQVVLVPIILGLMTRSVLKQKVEQYIQVMPLISVVAIVAIVAAIIAGSKAAILQSGALILAVVILHNALGYLFGFWASRLFQLPYADSKAVAIEVGMQNSGLGVALAALHFAASPVTAVPSAIFSLWHNISGPALATYWASRNAKDILNEK
- a CDS encoding DUF523 domain-containing protein, producing MKYLISACLVGENVRYDAKNCLHLALKQLIEQQRAICICPEISGGLSTPRLAAEIRGGNGFDVLAGKAQVITSHGQDVSDEFIQGAKATLALAQHHQVSHVILKSNSPSCGSDFIYNGSFTGEKIQGVGVTTALLQQHGFVVMTENEFLNQ
- the mhpT gene encoding 3-(3-hydroxy-phenyl)propionate transporter MhpT, whose protein sequence is MDISVRQQDKKHSTVTVLICFLIAVIEGLDIQAAGIAAAGIREYFGLDSSQLGIFFSAGILGLLPGALLGGRFADRIGRKKVLIWSTAVFAIFTLCTVWVNSFQSLLVVRFLAGAGLGAAMPILITLASEAVSPANRGRAVGLMYCGMPVGAAILSLVASTSFGAEWKNIFYLGGLLPIIVIPIMILFLPESKEYLKAQEKVGTGAAEPQATFKDLFNTQNLARTILIWVSYFFTLMVVYIMLSWLPSLFTELGFTRKEGATAQFYFMVSATIGTVILGMLTDRWKKAYVIILMYGGILAGLFALNMASSLTQMYLASALVGAFVIGCQGVLYAFGSIVYPTEVRGTGVGMASAVGRIGAMLGPTIAGQLLAAGFGAAGVISAAIPCIVISAIFMLILIRRLKA
- the pncA gene encoding bifunctional nicotinamidase/pyrazinamidase, with the translated sequence MQKNSVLIVVDVQNGFTTGGNLAVANAEQIIPLINQLILKFKNVVLTQDWHPHNHISFAENHVNKKAYDTIQVNYGTQVLWPSHCVQGTQDADFHPDLEITTAQLIIRKGVDSQIDSYSAFMEADRKTTTGLAGYLKERGIDTVYIVGIATDFCVAWSAIDAAKLGFETYVISDATKAIDLHGSLQHAWQEMLANGVRRTVSPHILQSGQD